One Maribacter dokdonensis DSW-8 genomic region harbors:
- a CDS encoding PIG-L family deacetylase, with protein MRYLLGFVTCSLLVLGTLKAQTPKNSSATDIYHAIEKLNFLGTALFIAAHPDDENTRLIAYLANNVKARTAYLSLTRGDGGQNLIGPELRELLGVLRTQELLAARRVDGGEQFFSRANDFGYSKQPGETLEIWNKEAILGDVVRTIRKFKPDVIINRFDHRTPGTTHGHHTSSAMLSFEAFDLANDANAYPEQLKMTDTWQPKRLFFNTSWWFYGSQEKFKAADKTNLLHMDVGTYYPMLGKSNNEIASLASSQHLCQGFGRLSTRGTEDEYIELLKGDLPEDKSNLFDGIDTTWKRVDGGEQIGDILYKVQENFNFKDPTVHIPELLKAYNLLQGISDVHWKELKSEELTAIIFAISGLHLEAFTQTAYTNPGQEVEVNVQALNRSNIDIKLKSVFINDQKVAIDNEGLKNNNLVTKKVDLKIPSTTDYTSPYWLIEKGTLGTYKVSNTDLIGKPETPRAFNAKFLVNINGTLIPITRPVVYKYAKPDKGEIYQPFEIVPEATASFADKVLIFADALSKKVPVTIKAHQDSISGTIALEYGKGWKLDTDTQHFTIAKKGDEQTVYFTLSPPSTENESSISPIIKVNGKEITKELVTIAYDHVPTQTVLLPSEAKVVRLNIQKAGENIGYIMGAGDEVPTSLEQIGYNVQLIDPSTITKESLNKYDAVVLGIRAYNVVDELKFKQRFILDYAKNGGTVIVQYNTASRWGAQFENIAPYDIEISRDRVTNENSEVNIIAKDHSLVHFPNKIDENDFNGWVQERGLYFPNKWSEEFTPILEMHDEGEEASKGSLLISSYGEGYYIYTGLSFFRELPVGVPGAYKLFSNMLSVGKDKVETKVKIKG; from the coding sequence ATGCGATATTTGTTAGGGTTCGTTACCTGCAGCCTATTAGTACTCGGCACCCTGAAAGCCCAAACCCCTAAAAACAGTTCAGCAACAGATATTTACCACGCTATTGAAAAACTCAATTTTCTTGGCACCGCCCTATTTATTGCTGCTCATCCCGATGATGAAAACACTCGTTTAATAGCTTATTTAGCTAATAATGTAAAAGCTAGAACAGCATATTTGTCATTGACCAGAGGGGATGGCGGTCAAAATCTTATTGGACCAGAACTACGTGAACTTTTGGGAGTATTGAGAACGCAAGAACTACTTGCGGCCAGAAGAGTAGATGGCGGAGAACAGTTTTTTAGTAGGGCAAATGATTTTGGCTATTCAAAACAACCCGGTGAAACATTAGAAATCTGGAACAAAGAAGCTATACTAGGTGATGTCGTTAGAACCATTAGAAAGTTTAAGCCAGATGTAATTATCAATAGGTTTGATCATAGAACACCTGGCACCACACATGGACACCATACATCATCTGCCATGTTAAGTTTTGAAGCTTTTGATCTGGCAAATGATGCAAACGCATACCCAGAGCAGTTAAAAATGACCGATACTTGGCAGCCAAAAAGATTATTTTTTAATACTTCATGGTGGTTCTACGGTAGTCAAGAAAAATTTAAGGCTGCAGATAAAACCAATTTACTACATATGGATGTTGGTACCTACTACCCTATGTTAGGCAAGTCTAATAATGAAATAGCTTCGTTGGCAAGTAGCCAACATCTTTGCCAAGGGTTTGGTAGATTAAGTACAAGGGGTACAGAAGATGAATACATTGAATTATTGAAAGGTGATTTACCTGAAGATAAATCTAATTTATTCGATGGCATTGATACCACTTGGAAAAGAGTTGATGGTGGTGAACAAATAGGTGATATCCTTTATAAGGTACAAGAGAATTTCAATTTCAAAGACCCCACTGTTCATATTCCGGAATTACTTAAAGCATACAATTTATTACAAGGAATATCTGATGTACACTGGAAAGAACTTAAAAGCGAAGAATTAACCGCTATAATTTTCGCCATATCAGGATTGCATTTAGAGGCATTTACCCAGACCGCTTATACCAACCCTGGACAAGAAGTTGAAGTTAATGTGCAGGCACTGAATAGAAGTAATATTGACATAAAATTAAAGTCGGTCTTTATAAACGATCAAAAAGTAGCTATTGATAACGAAGGTTTAAAGAATAATAACCTTGTTACCAAAAAAGTGGACCTGAAAATACCTTCTACAACAGATTACACCAGCCCTTATTGGTTAATTGAGAAAGGTACTTTAGGCACGTACAAGGTTTCTAATACCGATTTAATTGGCAAACCAGAAACGCCAAGAGCATTTAATGCAAAATTCCTAGTGAACATAAATGGCACTTTAATACCAATAACAAGACCTGTTGTTTACAAATACGCAAAACCCGATAAAGGTGAAATTTATCAACCTTTTGAAATTGTACCGGAAGCCACTGCAAGCTTTGCCGATAAAGTATTGATATTTGCGGATGCGTTAAGTAAAAAAGTTCCGGTTACCATAAAAGCACACCAAGACAGCATTTCAGGAACTATAGCATTGGAATACGGTAAAGGATGGAAACTTGATACTGACACACAACACTTTACCATTGCCAAAAAAGGTGATGAACAAACGGTGTATTTCACTTTAAGTCCGCCGTCTACTGAAAACGAAAGTAGTATCTCCCCTATCATTAAAGTAAACGGAAAAGAGATCACAAAGGAATTGGTCACCATTGCATACGATCATGTCCCTACCCAAACGGTTCTTCTACCTTCCGAGGCAAAAGTGGTACGCCTGAACATACAGAAAGCCGGTGAAAATATTGGTTACATTATGGGTGCAGGCGATGAAGTACCCACAAGTTTAGAACAAATTGGCTACAATGTTCAACTTATTGACCCATCAACCATTACAAAAGAATCTTTAAATAAATATGACGCTGTAGTACTTGGTATCAGAGCTTACAATGTTGTAGATGAACTTAAATTTAAACAACGGTTTATTTTAGATTATGCCAAGAACGGTGGTACGGTAATTGTGCAGTATAACACAGCAAGTAGATGGGGTGCACAATTTGAAAATATTGCACCGTATGATATTGAAATTTCAAGAGATAGGGTAACCAATGAAAATTCTGAGGTCAACATTATAGCCAAAGATCATTCTTTGGTTCACTTTCCAAATAAGATTGATGAAAACGATTTTAACGGTTGGGTACAAGAAAGAGGATTATATTTTCCCAATAAATGGAGTGAAGAGTTTACACCAATACTTGAAATGCACGATGAAGGCGAAGAAGCTTCAAAAGGTAGTCTACTGATTTCATCGTATGGAGAGGGGTATTATATTTATACTGGACTTAGTTTTTTTAGGGAATTACCCGTAGGTGTACCAGGTGCCTATAAATTATTTTCTAATATGCTATCCGTAGGAAAAGATAAAGTAGAAACGAAAGTGAAAATAAAAGGATGA
- a CDS encoding mechanosensitive ion channel domain-containing protein, producing the protein MKEFINEHYNELIYSLIVLLVILILKFLFTTAVRKVSKISDFNPVRTNLIIKFINIALTIIAIVALTFVWSVNYQDLGVMLSSVFAVIGVALFAQWSILSNITAGVIIFFSFPFKIGNTIRILDKELLDPDNADLDKFVIEDIRAFHLHLRRSNGEILTYPNNLVLQKGVILISTYQQGEFLNIEEEEEQII; encoded by the coding sequence ATGAAAGAATTTATTAATGAGCATTACAATGAACTAATTTATAGTCTCATTGTACTTTTAGTCATCTTAATTTTAAAATTCCTTTTTACTACTGCGGTAAGAAAAGTGAGTAAAATCAGTGATTTTAATCCTGTAAGAACCAACCTGATCATTAAATTCATAAATATTGCATTGACCATCATTGCAATAGTAGCACTTACTTTTGTTTGGAGCGTAAACTATCAAGATCTAGGTGTAATGCTATCTTCTGTATTTGCAGTAATTGGTGTTGCATTATTCGCGCAATGGTCCATACTGAGCAATATAACCGCTGGTGTCATCATTTTCTTCTCCTTTCCCTTTAAAATTGGTAACACCATTCGCATTTTAGACAAAGAACTTCTAGACCCAGATAATGCTGATCTAGATAAATTTGTAATAGAGGATATTAGGGCTTTTCACTTACATTTAAGAAGAAGTAATGGTGAGATACTAACTTACCCCAATAACTTGGTACTTCAAAAAGGTGTAATTCTTATTTCTACCTATCAACAGGGAGAGTTTTTGAATATAGAAGAAGAGGAAGAGCAGATCATATGA
- a CDS encoding Maf family nucleotide pyrophosphatase: MLKQKLKDYRLILASGSPRRHQFFKDMELDFEVQIKSIDEVYPSELQGAEISDYLAKLKASAFKDELQSEDILITSDTVVWHKNESLAKAANDTEAKEMLSKLSGDWHQVISSVCFTTVERQIVQHLITEVKFKHLSKSEIHHYIEKYKPYDKAGAYGIQEWIGLIGIEEIKGSYTSVVGLPTQLVYDTLSKLVT; the protein is encoded by the coding sequence ATGCTGAAACAAAAGTTAAAAGATTATCGCTTAATATTAGCATCAGGCTCTCCAAGAAGACATCAATTTTTCAAGGATATGGAGCTTGATTTTGAAGTACAGATAAAATCTATTGATGAAGTGTATCCATCAGAATTACAGGGCGCAGAAATCTCGGATTATTTGGCTAAATTAAAAGCCAGTGCTTTTAAAGATGAGCTTCAATCTGAAGATATTTTGATAACGTCTGATACGGTGGTATGGCATAAGAATGAGTCTTTGGCAAAAGCAGCAAATGATACTGAAGCCAAAGAAATGCTAAGCAAGCTCTCCGGAGATTGGCATCAAGTTATTTCTTCTGTATGTTTTACCACAGTTGAACGACAAATTGTACAACATTTGATTACCGAAGTCAAGTTCAAGCATTTATCCAAATCAGAGATTCATCATTATATTGAAAAATATAAACCTTATGATAAAGCAGGCGCATACGGAATTCAAGAATGGATAGGGCTAATAGGTATTGAGGAAATCAAAGGCTCATACACTAGTGTCGTTGGCCTGCCCACCCAACTAGTTTATGACACATTATCAAAATTGGTAACATAA
- a CDS encoding KdsC family phosphatase yields MEKSYKEYLKDITTFIFDVDGVFTDGSLMITSNGELLRNMSVKDGYALKVALSKGYNVCIITGGTNEGVRTRLRGLGVTDIYMGAHYKMDALDEYMDIYHIEAENILYMGDDIPDIPPMKAVALPTCPQNAVAEVKNVSKYISHKNGGHGCVRDVIEQVLKVRGDWTNHFSAAND; encoded by the coding sequence ATGGAAAAGAGCTATAAAGAGTATTTAAAAGATATAACAACATTTATTTTCGATGTCGATGGTGTATTCACGGACGGCAGCCTGATGATTACCAGCAATGGAGAATTATTACGCAATATGAGTGTAAAAGACGGGTATGCTCTTAAAGTTGCCTTGAGCAAAGGTTATAATGTTTGTATTATTACTGGCGGCACCAATGAAGGGGTACGTACTAGACTAAGAGGTTTAGGAGTTACGGATATTTATATGGGAGCACATTATAAAATGGATGCTTTAGATGAGTATATGGACATATACCATATAGAAGCAGAAAATATTTTATATATGGGAGATGACATACCAGATATCCCCCCCATGAAAGCTGTTGCACTACCCACCTGCCCGCAAAACGCCGTAGCAGAAGTAAAGAATGTAAGCAAATACATATCTCACAAAAATGGTGGACATGGTTGCGTAAGAGATGTTATTGAGCAAGTTTTAAAAGTACGTGGCGATTGGACCAATCATTTTAGCGCAGCAAACGATTAG
- a CDS encoding Rossmann-like and DUF2520 domain-containing protein has product MISVVIVGTGNVAQNLYYALQQTDGVNIKQVVGRNNTHLEFVKDKLLVNTDFTNIPNADIYLLAISDDAIGSVSGFFKDKNGLVAHTSGATSIAVLNGVKRPGIFYPLQTFTKGKIVSFASIPICIEATTKNDMELLTGLGKTLSNTVVEINSEQRKTLHVAAVFVNNFTNYLYTLGAEICEEHQIDFNLLKPLITETATKLNDLSPLQAQTGPAKRGDQKTLHNHLQLLKNKHQRELYTLLSNAIKEKHGKEL; this is encoded by the coding sequence ATGATATCCGTAGTAATAGTTGGCACCGGTAATGTAGCGCAAAATCTTTATTATGCCTTACAACAAACCGATGGTGTTAATATTAAACAAGTAGTAGGTAGAAACAACACACACTTAGAATTTGTAAAAGATAAACTATTGGTGAATACTGACTTTACCAATATACCAAATGCGGATATTTACCTTTTAGCAATTTCCGATGATGCTATTGGTTCAGTATCAGGCTTTTTCAAGGATAAAAACGGACTCGTTGCCCATACCTCTGGAGCCACTTCCATTGCTGTTTTGAACGGGGTAAAAAGACCTGGCATATTTTATCCTTTACAAACCTTCACAAAAGGCAAAATAGTTTCATTTGCTTCTATACCTATCTGCATAGAAGCAACTACTAAAAACGATATGGAATTATTAACCGGTCTTGGCAAAACTTTAAGCAATACCGTTGTCGAAATAAATTCTGAACAACGAAAAACACTACACGTTGCTGCCGTTTTCGTAAATAATTTCACCAATTATCTCTATACCTTAGGAGCTGAAATTTGTGAAGAACATCAAATTGATTTTAACCTTCTAAAACCTTTAATCACAGAAACTGCCACTAAATTAAATGATTTATCTCCTTTACAAGCACAGACAGGACCTGCCAAAAGAGGTGATCAAAAAACATTACACAACCATTTACAACTATTAAAAAACAAACACCAAAGGGAATTGTACACCCTTTTAAGCAACGCAATTAAAGAAAAACATGGAAAAGAGCTATAA
- the ccsA gene encoding cytochrome c biogenesis protein, which produces MTEMFKKIFFSTRLMSILFIVFATAMAFGTFIESWYSTETARIWIYNTWWFELIMVFFVINFIGNISRYRLLRWEKWPVLILHLSWVLIIVGAFVTRYISFEGMMPIREGNTENVFYSDKTYLTVYVDGEIDGEPRRKILEDDLIVTPEAIKSNLPWSADFNGEDFEISYVEFIKGAKQGLLPDPKGTKFLKIVEAGDGERHDHFLEDGKVSSIHNVLFALNNKTDGAINIMTTDSLYQIYAPFDGNFMRMADQFQGVLVKDSVQPLQLRSLYNTAGMQFVIPDSITQGSYGIVEIPEDEKTKMDQDAIVFDVSANGETKQIKLLGSKGPSDFSEKVNVGGLNFSIRYGSKVHELPFGIKLNDFIAEKYPGTEKGYASFMSRVTIEDERPFDYDIFMNHVLDHEGYRFFQSGFDPDEKGTTLSVNHDFWGTWITYIGYFLLYIGLMGIMFFGKTRFQDLADSLDKLKIKKKKMFGVVTLLMAFSFSSFAQEQHTPEEGHQQAPSKMQIDSLLEASMVSKAHADKFGKLVIQDEGGRMKPINTFSSELLRKLSLKDSYLGYTSDQILLSMMMNPAVWYNTEFIALDKKSQNDSIRKIIGIPSGQKYVKATDFFDKKGQYKLEPFLREATATNNPNKFQQDFKDANIRLSLLNQALGQDIVKIFPLLDDENNKWISAVEYRGGQYEIRDSLYANFVKNAMPYYLMTLGKAQQSGDYASADKLLAAFHQNQLNHGSEVLPSQQKIDTEVIYNKLNIFNRLYQYYALVGLLMFFVLIFQIFKDRSIWRVAIYFFKGTIMLLFIWHTAGLILRWYISGHAPWSNAYESILYVAWATMGIGWALGRKSDMTFAASAFVTSMLLWIAHQSWIDPSIANLQPVLDSYWLMIHVAVIVGSYGPLTVGMILGLVSLILMILTTQKNKERMAINIKELTIINELALTTGLVMLTIGNFLGGQWANESWGRYWGWDPKETWALISIMIYAFVIHTRLVPGLRGKWTFNFMSVVAFGSIMMTYFGVNFYLVGLHSYASGAQVITPTFIYYLVAGVLVLGGISFWRYKVNYSK; this is translated from the coding sequence ATGACGGAAATGTTCAAGAAAATATTCTTCTCTACGCGTTTAATGTCCATTTTGTTTATTGTTTTTGCCACGGCTATGGCATTCGGTACTTTTATTGAAAGCTGGTATAGTACAGAAACTGCTAGAATTTGGATTTATAATACCTGGTGGTTTGAGCTTATAATGGTGTTCTTCGTTATCAATTTTATTGGTAATATTTCTAGATACCGTTTATTAAGATGGGAAAAGTGGCCAGTACTAATTTTGCACCTGTCATGGGTCTTGATCATTGTTGGTGCCTTTGTAACGCGTTACATTAGTTTTGAGGGCATGATGCCTATAAGAGAGGGGAATACAGAGAATGTGTTCTACTCAGATAAAACATACTTAACCGTTTATGTTGACGGTGAAATTGATGGTGAACCTCGAAGAAAAATTTTAGAGGACGATTTGATCGTTACTCCCGAAGCAATAAAATCTAACTTACCATGGAGTGCCGATTTCAATGGTGAAGATTTTGAAATTTCCTATGTTGAATTTATAAAGGGAGCTAAACAAGGTTTGTTACCGGACCCAAAAGGAACTAAGTTTTTAAAAATTGTTGAAGCTGGCGATGGTGAAAGACATGATCATTTTTTAGAAGATGGTAAAGTCTCTAGTATTCATAACGTGTTATTTGCCCTGAATAATAAGACAGATGGGGCAATCAATATTATGACGACCGATTCATTATATCAAATTTATGCTCCTTTTGATGGTAATTTTATGCGAATGGCAGACCAATTTCAAGGGGTTTTGGTTAAAGACAGTGTACAACCTTTACAGTTAAGGTCATTGTATAATACGGCAGGTATGCAATTTGTAATACCTGATTCTATTACCCAAGGCTCATATGGTATTGTTGAAATTCCAGAAGATGAGAAAACAAAAATGGATCAAGATGCCATTGTTTTTGATGTATCGGCCAATGGAGAAACAAAACAAATAAAATTATTGGGTAGCAAAGGCCCATCTGATTTTAGTGAGAAGGTTAATGTAGGCGGACTCAATTTTTCCATTAGATATGGATCTAAGGTACATGAGTTGCCATTCGGTATTAAATTGAACGATTTTATCGCCGAAAAATATCCTGGTACAGAAAAAGGTTATGCCTCTTTTATGAGTAGGGTGACTATTGAAGATGAAAGACCTTTTGATTACGATATTTTTATGAACCATGTATTGGACCATGAAGGTTATCGTTTTTTTCAATCTGGTTTTGATCCTGATGAAAAGGGGACTACATTATCTGTAAATCATGACTTTTGGGGAACTTGGATCACCTACATTGGTTATTTTCTTTTGTATATAGGTTTAATGGGAATTATGTTCTTCGGGAAAACTCGTTTTCAAGATTTAGCAGATTCTTTAGATAAGCTTAAAATTAAAAAGAAAAAAATGTTTGGTGTTGTTACCCTTTTAATGGCATTCTCTTTTTCTTCTTTTGCCCAAGAACAACATACACCAGAAGAGGGTCACCAACAGGCGCCTAGCAAAATGCAGATCGATTCTTTGCTTGAAGCTAGTATGGTCAGTAAAGCTCATGCCGATAAGTTTGGTAAATTGGTAATACAAGATGAAGGTGGGCGTATGAAGCCTATCAATACATTTTCATCTGAACTTCTTCGTAAGCTTAGTTTAAAAGATTCTTACTTAGGATATACATCTGATCAAATTTTACTTTCAATGATGATGAATCCGGCGGTTTGGTACAATACTGAATTTATTGCCTTGGACAAAAAATCGCAAAACGATAGTATTAGAAAAATTATAGGTATTCCTTCTGGTCAGAAATACGTTAAAGCAACTGATTTCTTTGATAAAAAAGGACAGTACAAATTAGAACCTTTTTTAAGAGAAGCTACCGCTACCAACAATCCAAACAAATTTCAACAAGATTTTAAGGATGCCAATATCCGATTAAGTCTATTGAATCAGGCTTTAGGACAAGACATTGTTAAGATTTTTCCATTGTTGGACGATGAAAATAATAAATGGATTTCCGCTGTTGAATATAGGGGTGGGCAGTATGAGATTAGAGATTCTTTGTACGCGAATTTTGTAAAAAATGCAATGCCTTATTATTTAATGACACTAGGCAAAGCGCAACAAAGTGGAGACTATGCTTCTGCTGATAAATTATTGGCTGCATTTCATCAAAATCAGCTAAACCATGGTAGTGAGGTGTTGCCATCTCAACAGAAGATAGATACAGAGGTAATCTACAACAAGCTGAACATTTTTAATAGGTTGTACCAATATTATGCCTTAGTAGGTCTTTTAATGTTCTTTGTTCTAATATTTCAAATTTTCAAAGATCGTTCCATTTGGAGAGTGGCAATTTATTTTTTCAAAGGAACTATCATGTTGTTGTTCATTTGGCATACCGCTGGTCTAATATTACGTTGGTATATCTCTGGGCATGCACCTTGGAGTAACGCTTATGAAAGTATTCTATATGTAGCTTGGGCTACTATGGGAATTGGCTGGGCCTTGGGTCGTAAAAGTGACATGACTTTTGCGGCATCTGCATTTGTTACTTCAATGTTATTGTGGATAGCGCACCAAAGTTGGATCGATCCATCTATTGCCAACTTACAGCCAGTTTTGGACAGTTATTGGTTAATGATTCATGTTGCGGTAATTGTGGGTAGTTATGGTCCCTTGACCGTAGGTATGATATTAGGTCTGGTATCCTTGATTTTAATGATTTTGACTACCCAAAAGAATAAAGAACGTATGGCAATCAATATCAAAGAATTGACCATTATTAATGAACTTGCCTTAACCACAGGTCTTGTAATGCTTACCATAGGTAACTTTTTAGGTGGTCAATGGGCCAATGAAAGTTGGGGGCGTTATTGGGGTTGGGATCCAAAAGAAACTTGGGCATTGATTTCCATAATGATCTACGCCTTTGTAATACACACCAGATTAGTGCCGGGTCTTAGAGGTAAATGGACATTTAACTTTATGAGTGTTGTTGCCTTTGGTAGTATTATGATGACATATTTTGGTGTAAATTTTTACCTGGTAGGTCTACATAGTTATGCAAGTGGAGCACAGGTTATTACGCCAACATTTATATATTATTTGGTTGCTGGAGTTTTAGTACTGGGCGGAATTAGCTTTTGGAGATATAAAGTTAATTATAGTAAATAA
- a CDS encoding M14 family metallopeptidase, which translates to MKKTIITIVICMLILSCKNQEPIAKGYQGQGKSAVVSTLSKPVQKQWKGVWTFDSETVFFSNDFESGRLNGVTFDGNNHYTTLITAENTPVNVSPWYAFKVWSNTPKTITIKMTYQDSRSRYYPKISTDGLHFTPLDSTNFTSINQGSGSFGIKAVPEMVEIKVNIDKSPIYITAQELYGSTRVKNWIDSLATKDFISTYEIGKSKEQRAMNLMEVSTGDHKKAVMVISRQHPPEVTGFLAMKSFIETLSGDSPKAQKFRDNYDLFVVPLMNPDGVDNGHWRHNMGGIDLNRDWQDFNQPETQSVRDFLVKKESEGYEFVFGADFHSTWDDIYYPIDSTITGNKGKIVFDWINNITNRLPQKHTNVKPSTEIKPTMVSRNYFYVNHHMPAIVFELGDNTPRDFLKEKGKVAAEELMDLLDNKD; encoded by the coding sequence ATGAAAAAAACGATAATTACCATAGTGATCTGTATGTTGATTTTATCTTGTAAAAATCAGGAACCTATTGCCAAAGGATATCAAGGACAAGGTAAAAGTGCTGTGGTATCTACCCTATCTAAACCAGTACAAAAGCAATGGAAAGGCGTATGGACCTTTGATAGTGAAACTGTATTCTTTAGCAACGACTTTGAAAGCGGAAGATTAAACGGGGTTACTTTTGATGGCAACAATCACTACACTACTTTGATTACTGCAGAGAATACTCCTGTTAATGTGAGCCCGTGGTATGCATTTAAAGTGTGGTCTAACACTCCAAAGACCATAACCATAAAAATGACCTATCAAGATTCACGTAGTAGATACTACCCTAAAATTAGTACAGATGGATTGCATTTTACACCATTGGACAGCACCAATTTTACCAGTATCAACCAAGGTTCTGGCTCATTTGGTATAAAGGCAGTACCGGAAATGGTAGAGATAAAAGTAAATATAGATAAATCCCCTATTTATATTACAGCACAAGAACTTTACGGATCCACTAGGGTAAAAAATTGGATTGATTCATTAGCTACCAAAGACTTTATTTCAACCTATGAAATTGGCAAAAGCAAAGAACAAAGAGCAATGAATTTAATGGAAGTGAGTACTGGAGACCACAAAAAAGCCGTTATGGTCATTTCTAGACAACATCCGCCAGAGGTTACCGGTTTTCTTGCCATGAAATCATTTATTGAAACTTTGAGCGGAGATTCGCCAAAGGCTCAAAAATTTAGAGATAACTATGACTTGTTCGTAGTTCCGTTAATGAATCCTGATGGGGTAGACAATGGCCATTGGAGACACAACATGGGCGGAATTGATTTAAACCGAGATTGGCAAGATTTCAATCAACCCGAAACACAAAGCGTAAGGGACTTTCTTGTAAAAAAGGAATCTGAGGGTTATGAATTTGTATTTGGTGCAGATTTTCATTCCACCTGGGACGATATTTACTATCCAATAGATTCTACGATTACCGGTAATAAAGGCAAAATTGTATTCGACTGGATAAATAATATAACCAATAGACTACCACAGAAGCATACCAATGTAAAACCATCAACAGAAATAAAACCAACAATGGTATCTAGAAATTACTTTTACGTTAACCACCATATGCCGGCCATAGTTTTTGAATTAGGCGATAATACGCCTAGAGATTTTTTAAAGGAAAAAGGAAAGGTAGCAGCCGAAGAATTAATGGATTTATTGGATAATAAAGATTAA